In Anabrus simplex isolate iqAnaSimp1 chromosome 12, ASM4041472v1, whole genome shotgun sequence, a genomic segment contains:
- the LOC136884546 gene encoding acyl-coenzyme A thioesterase 13, translating into MAGNGKKIVDAVIKLFVEGGGFDRVMEKMRIVSAGEGRCVAEMMVDKEHQNKGGTLHGGMTATLVDIVSTLALMTKDRGVPGVSVNMNITYLKSAKQGDEIVINANTLKTGKNLAFLEVEITNKATGNIIATGSHTKFVGS; encoded by the exons ATGGCCGGGAATGGTAAGAAGATAGTGGATGCCGTAATTAAGCTTTTTGTCGAAGGAGGAGGATTTGATAGAGTTATGGAAAAG ATGCGCATTGTGTCTGCAGGAGAAGGACGATGTGTAGCTGAGATGATGGTGGATAAAGAACATCAGAATAAAGGAGGTACTCTTCATGGAGGGATGACCGCAACTCTCGTGGACATAGTGTCCACACTGGCGCTCATGACCAAGGATAGAGGCGTGCCGGGAGTTTCTGTCAACATGAATATCAC GTACTTGAAATCTGCCAAGCAAGGTGACGAGATTGTAATTAATGCAAACACGCTGAAAACCGGCAAGAATTTGGCTTTCCTGGAAGTGGAGATCACAAACAAAGCTACTGGCAACATTATAGCAACAGGATCGCATACCAAGTTTGTTGGCTCTTAA